aaaagccgaTTGTATGGAAAATATTTCTGGAAGGCATATTTGTCAATCTTATTTAGTGGTTTAGTAGGTGTGGGAGAAAATTTTCACCTTGGCTTGAATTGACGAAAATCTACGCACAAAGAAAAGAGACAAACGGAGTAGACAAACATCAATGTGGTGTTAGCCAAAGTGCCTATGATGCAGCCTAAGTAGtgtaagaagtaataagaacgTGTTGAGAGTTCTTGATTACCATAATAAGTGGCTGACCTCGGCTATTTATAGAGAACTGATGAGTTAACTCTAGCACCCCGTTGAACCTATTTGCAGAGTGTTACCTAGTCTGCACATCTATGGGAGAATATTCCTTTGAGATTCCTGGATTATGCTTCAGAGAATCTTGACATGCTTGGAGATTAACAGGCAAACCCATTACATATCAGGGTAATTTGTGTAGCTCGCTTGGGGATCGGCTTGGACCTTTTGCGATGATTGGGCTTAGAGGACTATTGATTGTGGGTTTTTAGGACCTTCGTAGAGAATGTGACCCGTTAGCCTGTTGGGGTTTAGCTAATGGTCTGCATATTTTGTCAATGACATAATAGTTATATATGATAAGTTCTACATGTGGCGTGTTCCTATTGGTCAAATATCTTATGTTTTCATAGTAAGTATGAATCATCAAGATCAACCTCCGAGACTTATTCTAAAGTTTCTTTCTTATTCCGAAATTCGAACCAAAcaaatttattgtttttttttccgcaCTCCATTTGCATTAGAAATACAAGAAGAATTTATGAGCAAAAAATGGGTCTTCTTCATTCACAAAAACTTGGTTTAAGATTTATCAATGTTAAGGGTGATTCGAAGCTCTTATTAATTGCATTCTGCATCGCAGTCTAATTTCTTGAGTCTATTAGTTTTAGTCATGTTTGGTGGAAGACTAATTTTATCGCACTCTATCCCTTCTGGTGTAAATTGGacaggacaaggattgtctgtcctccacttccggtgccctctcCGTGTCCTCTTGTTTTGTGGTTACgattaagctacgtcaacattttatattgttttttttttatagatataataagacaaaaatgaatagtattataaaatgttgacgtggcttaaccgtgaccatacaaacaggagggcaccaAAAGTGGACGGCAGACGATCCTTGTCCAATTGGACATCCCCTCCGGCTAGACATGTGTTGTTGTATGATGCTTTATGTACAGGAAGCCCTCATGGCTATcttgtttagtttaagaaaaGTACTATACACCCCCGATATTTACCTCAAACACTTAATAATTTTTAttcattcatcttcttcaattttttttttaaaaggacaCTTTGTATACGGTCCTTAGTTGGTATAATTATTTAATTGAAACCTTAttgaattttagtttttaatcaaGGTCCCTAGGCTTTAtacacatcaacattttattatTCACATATTTCTATGTcagctttttattttatttattaaattttttaatttataaattatacttCATATCACTCATTATCACGGCAAAATAATGGGAGAGCATTGTAACagaaattcccaaatttcaGTCCCCCAATTCAAGCTGTTATGTTTTCAATTATAGTTTGTATCCAAGACAGACTTCATGAACTCTGTCATTGAAAAGCTGATGTGAAGTCTCCATATATGCTAACAGAAAAATGTACCCCATGCAATAAGATTGTACCCCCCCACGCATATGGCCTTTTTCTCCAAGTTCCTCTGCAAATGCAATGCAGTTCTTCTCCGCTTGAAATACCTCTGACTGGGTAGAACTATGGTACAAAGATTACCCATTTAAAAATCTTAACAAAGTCTCTCTGATGTAATAAAAAACTGATGCAGCATCTTCAAATATTCTGCAAAAATCTGCGTTTGTTTGAATGCTCATGGAGAACATATGGGTACGGGttaaattttgacgaaatttgAAATAGCTTGAATTGGGCAGCTGAAATCTAGGAGTTTCAGTTACAATGctatttaattattttgagaatgctatttaattattttgagGGTGCTAATGAATGATATGAGggataatttataaatttttaataaatagaaTAAAAAGTTGACATGAAAATATGTGTAAATGATGATGTGTACAAAGTCTAGAGATCTTGATAAAAAACTGAAATTCAACAAGGTTTTAATCATAGCATATTGGCAACTAGGGCCTGGATTCtaaatttttcataaaaaaaaaaaataataataatacacaAGTTGAAAATAAAAGTAGAAATCATTACATTTTTTGGGTTGAAATACAAATCCTATCGGAGCTTGTGAAAGCCAATCTAGGAATTGGATCCGCTCCGGACTAAGGTTCAGAGTGTAGAGATCAATTCATCTGGACCGtataaatttaatccaacgatcCTCATTAACTCATTTTCCTGGTCCACCACACAAAATTAATAACTCTAATTTCTTTTACACACTAATCAAAGGTCCATATAATTTGATCCCTAGGCTCCGGACCGTGGATCCAATTCTACCAATCTAAACCCTGGCACTGTTGTTTAATTTAACCCTACATAtagtttttccttttcatttattttctatAGTTTGTACCTCATGGTACTTAAAATCTCATTTGTACCCAATAATAATATTGTCAGTCAAAATTCAAACCCCCACCAactccccttctctctctctctctctctctctctctttttctgagTCCTTCCCTTTTCCCTTTTTGTCCTATTTTCTTCTTCGATTTTGGTTTAGAGTCCATTACTTTGATCACAAGACATGGAAAAAGCTCTGAAACTCAAAGAGAAGCAAAGCCAGGGCCAAGCCATGCAAATATCGAAGCAACAACGACAAGAACCAGAAGACCAGATCAAGCTTGCTGTCGCTGCCATCACCCTCAATGCACGGTTGAGATCATCCGATATGCCTGCCCACATGCAAAACCACGCTCTCCGCCACACCAGATCACTCCTCgactcaccaccaccaccaccaaacccCAAAACTCGTCTCAACCCAACACACCTCGCTCGAGCTCTCAAAAAGGTACATATGATACTTTCAATCTCTTTGTTTCTGGAGAACAGCAACGGTTCATCATCACACGTGGAGTTCTGGTCCAATAATGTAACGTTATGTGAGAGAAACTTACACATAACATTATATTATTTGAGCGGAAAGCCACAAGAGCGATGAGCATGTTCCATGTAAGTCTTCGCTGCAGCTAGATTGgtctgtttttgtttaattaatccGGGTtacttaattaaatttaatgaaAACGTAGGAGTTTGACTCGGTGTATGGACCGGCGTGGCACTGCGTGGTGGGGACGAGTTTTGGATCGTTCGTGACTCACTCAGCCGGCGGGTTCGTGTATTTCTCTGTCGACGAATCGCTGTCGGTGCTTCTCTTCAAAACGGAGGTCCAGTTGGTGACGGAACCACGACCACCACAACCAGCTAAGCCTTCAACTTTGAGTCCTTGTTGAGAATTTTGTGTTGACGCGTGACAGACGTGTTCATTGTGATTACTCTCCTTCTTTGACTAGCATGCACCATAAAATattccatttctttttttttcttctctttttctttaaaacaaacaaacatgtaCGTATGTGGTGATGACCTTTGAGCtttatatacaattacaagtaaagaaagGTGGTCAACCATTGGCTGTCcttttttcaactttaattgcTCATTTTGGGGTCTTTCTTAGGATATAAAGTTTTGATTTTTCGGTAAGGGGCTTCTAAGTCAGTTGGTTCGATTTTGAATTCGTCATCCCTCAATATCGCTTGtatataataacaaaaataaatatttgatttttagTCCATGTAGTTCAGGGAAAGAATACACTTACGCAAATATCAATTTTCGCAATTTTAAACATGTAGTTTACTCGTCCTTTCATTTTAAGCACGAAGGCTTGGCTTTGTctatttttggacaaaattagcACGTGAATGACGCGTAAAATCACCACTTATGCTACTTTCGTTAGAAAattttgttgaaattgggtCGTGGTTGAAAGTTGAATCAATGAGTAATCTGTAGGCCAAAAATAGCAAAAAATTGAAGGCCAAATCGGATAAATCATGTGGTCTTAAGATATTCAGAACATAGTctatgtggtaaaaaaatttgaatttaaactcATGTGGTATAGtccgttagcaaatttagtctaaaAGTATTAGTTCCGTTAAGTGTCCGTTAAATACATGGATAGAATTGTATTTTCACAAAACCATGTCTGAGATCAACCTCATCACTGATCTCGATGCCATCCCACTCGGAGCCCTGAATACACTTTCCACAAATCCATCTGCTACAACTTTGGCAGGGACCAATACTGGTGGTGTTTGTATTGCAATTGCAACACATCTTGCTATCGTTACTGGGCATATCAAACTCGCCAGACAAAACCCGCGAGTACCTAATTTGTCTATTTGATCTTAGTAGCGAGCGATCAGGTATTCCCTTTGAATGGCAACAGCCCAACAAAGAATAAGAAAGCTagattcattttcttcttttaaatttcggtataatcaacaaataaaagCAAAATCCTCCGCAATAAAAATGATGGATGAATTGGTATAAAAAAGGTAATTTATTGGTActaaaatagggaactttaaagaaaaacttctggtactgtttactttaacgaaaactacatttttatattaaaaagtcaatcctggtactattcactttactctttattttgtccttatcattaaaacttaaagttttcaaaccattttcattagttttccaacTAAAATATTGATTTTCACAACACCACATCAAAGTACAATTTTACCCATACGTTTAGTGGACATTTATCAGGAAAATtatttttggactaaatttgctaacgaaCTACATCATACGAGTttaaatacaattttttttttatcacgtAAGCTATCTTCCTAATATCTTGTAACCACATAAACTATTTATCCGATTTGGCCAGAAGTGAAACCACTGAGACTCAAATGAAATTGCAGTGGTGAAAAACTTGGTACACAACAGAATTGAATGTTGTGAAAAACTTGGCCTCTCTACTTTTGGATGCTTGGCCGTGAAAAATGTTGGGAAATGATGACTTCCGGCAAGGTTGGTACACAATgtaagatgagagagagagatagagagagagagagagagatttggtgTTCATTGAGAAGCCAAATCAAGGTCTTTTCCATTACATTTTGTAAATAAAGATTAATGAGTGACAATTTCAGTCTGCAAATTCCAAAACTACACGCAAACACGGAATTGAAACCTCATAAATCCATCCCCTGTGTATCGTGTTCatcttcccaaaattgagatctCTATTCTTCTGGCTTTTTGTATATAcaaaaaagatattttatatcaatattttaattattatttaattgttattttgGTCAATTTCTTCTGTTTGTTTGACTAGTCCCCAACTGTCTTGTATTATCCACTATATCATCTTGGAAGTTTGTGTCTTGCGTTTACTCCCCTTGGATCCTCTCCCCTAATTACCAGTTTACCATCCCTGTTTTTCTATCTTCTTGTTTTTCTCCCAAACTTTTATAGGAGAGTCCGtgactagagagagagagagagagagagagagagagagagtccaaCCAATAGAGAATTCTAAACTTTCGGATATGTATACCAAATCATCAGTGGAAGAGAAACAGATCTACAAGGAATGGCTGGACTGGAAATAAATCACTcttaggtatcgtttggtatgcagatggGACGGGACGAAATGGAACGGGACAAGACGGCACGGGACGGAACaaagagggagcaaagatgccttcggatggaaacaaggaggaagaagaaagaaacaaagaggttataattttgtgttccacggatgtggaacgagtcgttccaggaAGGTGAGGCGGAatgaaaattcacccaaaacttGTCCCGTAGAACAgcgcgttccacccgttttaggcgcaccaaacgtgggacggaacgcctcgtcccactcCGTTCTGTCCCGTCCCACCTTAATATACAAATAAATTTGCACAAACCCGGCAGCATGCCACGGCAAACCCCTTAGAAAACTTAACTATAATCACAATAATTACGAGTCTACGGAAGACATACTCTTTTTCCCATGGTCTGATATACTGCTGCAAACTACAACTCCTAAGACAGGTTCCTTTCGCACATCAGAGATTCAATCTTTTCAACATCTTCTGGGGTGTCAACACCGTGAGCCTCATGGTCGACCTTAATCACCTGCAAACATAGAACCATGTCAACTTTTGGACATCTACATTTAAGCAAAAGAAACCGTCCACGTAATCACATACTGGTACGTTGGATTTTTCACGTCATATTTGAGGAGATCTACTACCTCAGGCAAAAGATCTGAAATTTCAATTCTTTTTCCTATTGGACTGAGGGTAGTAGTGTTTGAGAGTGCCATGATAGTAACCGATAGCATTTTGACGAActaacttatttaatcatcgTACGGTATTGAATATTCATGCCACCGAGATAAAGGACTTCATACCCATGAAGCATAGTTATATTTATTATATCAATTTTTATGACTGCATCAATGTCAAATATGACTTGAATAAAATTAGAATTAACATACcgcaaaacaagaagaaaagacGGGTAAGATCAACAAAATAGAACAAGAAAGCAATGCAATGTCTTGCAAGTAGGGAAGAAGAAACGGATCTTTTTATACCTTCATCTTATACCCATTTTCAAGGACCTTAAGCTGCTCCAGATCCTCTTCTAGTTGCAAAGGAGTAGGTTGAAGTTCTGGATATATCTTTAGAAACTTTGTATCATAGCTCTGAAAATACAGGAGCGGAGAATAATAAGCTCACAAGTTAAAAACCAGTACAAATGGTATAAAATAATATACGATCATGAACAATGCAGCCACGCACAATTTATCACAAAGTAAAATGTCAACCTAATACCTGAATTCCAAGATGAAGCAAATAGGGAAACTGTGGATTGGCCTTTCCTGACCTGTATCAGAGGACAATTAGTAAAGTCTAGCTAAGAACCCGCAAAACATGttctaatttattattttttcattcgccataaaataaataatttcatgAAAAAGGAAAACCTCTTACCTGAACCACTATGATAAAAGATAGAACACATGAAACAGAAATAGATAAGCATAAGCTTACTTGTTAAATGGAATCAACCCCCTTGAAAAGTAGATGGCATAACCACTATTATTCACCACACATTTCACTCGATTTGGATCCATTGCATCTTCAAGTTTTAATGACGTGACGGCAGTGCTAAACACTGCATCTGGAGCTGCCTGAcaagatattaaaaaaaaaaataacgaaGTATGTCATCACATTCGAAATCAAGAAAGGAGAAATTACTTACCTGCAAAGCTTTAACAATTCCATCTATTATCTCAGGTTCAATAAGAGGTTCATCCCCCTGAATATTGACAACTATATCATACTTCTTCTCGAGCTTCTCAATTGCTTCAGAACAACGCTCGGTACCTTTAAGTTCAGAAAACAGAATATAAACTACCTTAAAatgtaattatatattttatctgAAAACAAAAACCAAGGTGCATACCGTTCCGGCAGGATTCCGAGGTCATTATGACATCAGCTCCAAAACTGCGACAACATTCTCGAATCTTCTCATCATCTGTTGCCACAACTACACAAAGGAAGGTAATAATAAAGTTTTGCACATATAAATATAGAGAGTTCACTTCACAAAATTTCATGAAGCCTTTTTATCGCTCTTGTAGGCATTAAGCAAAACTTAATGCCATCACGAGTATGCAAGCGCTAAGGCCTAGAACGGAAGGTCACTTAGGTATTAAGAGAATTGAAGATTGGACAAAAGCCTATATCACATCTGGTCTATTTAAACCAACCTAAGTCCTTGGGGTTGCTTCGGTTATCGAAGATCTCCACAAAGGTGAGTGTTGTTCAGAGTTTAAAAATGCCCCAGCTGGAACAAGCTCTTGAAGCTACGAAAAAAACCAGACGAATGGTTTCTGATTCTGGTCTTCCTCTTTCAACCAAAATCAAGGATGTTAATTGTACTGGATACGGGAATTGGACAAGTATCACATCGAATCAGCTGGCAGAGTTCAGATAGGGTGCTTAAAATTCAAAAGACGACACGGGGTTTTGGATGCCTCAAAAAACTTGCTAGATCTAATGCAATGCGACAACAATGTAGCTACCGTCTAACAATGAAATCCGAGAATAAATACGAAACTAAATAGCATGGAAATCAAATGAGTAGACATACCAACATGATCCAATGTACTTGCTAGTTTTGCCCTTTCCCATGTTCTCTGTAAATACCAACAAAAATTTATATGTCAAATGTTTCCCGATCACAATaccaaaatcccaaatttttatttattaaaaaaaaccctGCTTTGGATCCAAGCAGCTTAAGAATcccaatttttcattaaaattgacaacaaaattaaatttagaCAATGCCCATTTCAGATATAAAAAATTTCTTACAGAACAAAGATtttcaaggaaaaaaaacattaaattaCATGTTTTTAAGGTAAAATGAGGTACCTGAATCATGGGTTTGCCGAGGATCTGAACGAGGGGCTTGCCCTGGAAACGAGAAGAAGCGAAGCGGGCGGGTATAATGCCGACTACCCGGCTCCGGAACTTCCTAGTCGGACCCAAGTAGGCCCGGGCCCCAATTGCCGCCGCAACCGCAACTCCGGCGACGATTCCGTGAACGATCCATGCCTTGGTGCTGTTCCAAGATCcagacgacgacgacgacgacgacgacgacgacgacgacgacattGGGATGATGTTGATCTCACTGAACCGAGTGAACGCAGCTATCGTTTGGTTTGGTAAGATTTCTGGTTTTCTTGGGGTATTTATACTTTTCACCTGTTTGAAACGGGTCGTTTTGGGTAATTGGAAGTTGGATCAACCGACTTGCTCTTGATTCTAAATGCTCAAATGTATAATCAATTCTTTAGGGAGTTTGATCTTATGTTgtcatgattttattttatgattgtagCTCCTCTTGTGACTTGTCTATCGAGAAACGAATTTGGTTGCTAACGCTTTGGCTCGCTTGGATTTATCTTGCAATTTGACTTTAGTATTTTTTGAGCAAGTTTCATGTTTTCTAGTTGTTAATATAGCAGACTACTTGTTCTCGTGACATTGATTTTTACTTAGAACttatttcagttttaatttttaattctcaattttaagttttcatttttttaacaaagcTGAAAATCCGAAACCCaacttttgaaaactaaaaaaattaactcTCCATTTTTTATTTCAAGTTTTTAACTGAGAATGGTTATCAAATAAGTGTTCAGACTAgaaagaaagtaaaaataaaaagcaaaaggttaaaacaaaattgttatcaaacaacCGCTTGAATTTTCAGTCCCAATCCTCAATCCTTGCCCGAATATAGATCTCAACCCTAGGCAATACGTTACTAATGCCCAAGTGTAAAGTTCCCAGTCTCCAATATAGGAGTTAAAGTCTAAGGTCCAAGATTTAGGACTTGATGCATACAACAAGTTAGCAATTAGAAAATTTCCTCACACCATTCTCCACCAAGTGGGATTGATACCCAAGATGAGATCATGTTTGGCCATACAAGTAACGGCGTTAAATTTATCTTTCCATTGAGTAAGATGTGACCAAACTACTTAACAACATAACATTAAGTTTCTGTTACATTTCCGAGCCAAAAGAAAAGGCAACTCAAAGGGCTACATGTTACACTCGGATCACTGCACCATGtcgaaaaatgaataaaaaatagtCTCCCTGCACTGCACAACAGATTTCAATGTTCTGCATTGAGGGTATGGTAGGTAACTCATCGGAAGCTCAACACGCGCCCCGCCCCGGTTATGCAAGTAAATGCTGTAAACGAGCAGTCAATGTCAGCACAGATAACAGAAGCCTAACTTAGTACTGCATTTCCATTCTGAGTGAACGGCAGCACGTTGTGTAGCAGCTTTGGTCAATGAATGGCAAAGCTCATCGGACCTCCACTAGCAGTGGAAAAGAATAACATGGCAACTTACAGGCACGAGAAGGATTCTACCGAGTCCATGCACCACCATAAGGACCAAAACTATTGGCACCATCTTGGGAATGTCTCCGTCTCCTCATCTTCTTTTTTCCCTTGTCTTTCCTTGATCCATTTTCCTCATGCCTGCTCCTCTC
This window of the Malus domestica chromosome 03, GDT2T_hap1 genome carries:
- the LOC103430551 gene encoding uncharacterized protein; translation: MEKALKLKEKQSQGQAMQISKQQRQEPEDQIKLAVAAITLNARLRSSDMPAHMQNHALRHTRSLLDSPPPPPNPKTRLNPTHLARALKKEFDSVYGPAWHCVVGTSFGSFVTHSAGGFVYFSVDESLSVLLFKTEVQLVTEPRPPQPAKPSTLSPC
- the LOC103430559 gene encoding 3-deoxy-manno-octulosonate cytidylyltransferase, mitochondrial; translated protein: MSSSSSSSSSSSSSGSWNSTKAWIVHGIVAGVAVAAAIGARAYLGPTRKFRSRVVGIIPARFASSRFQGKPLVQILGKPMIQRTWERAKLASTLDHVVVATDDEKIRECCRSFGADVIMTSESCRNGTERCSEAIEKLEKKYDIVVNIQGDEPLIEPEIIDGIVKALQAAPDAVFSTAVTSLKLEDAMDPNRVKCVVNNSGYAIYFSRGLIPFNKSGKANPQFPYLLHLGIQSYDTKFLKIYPELQPTPLQLEEDLEQLKVLENGYKMKVIKVDHEAHGVDTPEDVEKIESLMCERNLS